One window of Nymphaea colorata isolate Beijing-Zhang1983 chromosome 1, ASM883128v2, whole genome shotgun sequence genomic DNA carries:
- the LOC116249538 gene encoding protein NDH-DEPENDENT CYCLIC ELECTRON FLOW 5 — translation MAVASTHAINILLNSLSPFPKATPKFASPPPPSIHILSHHALRRPNMAAAAAASSLSQPFFPPLNVEYYDREFSGHGVNFQGIGDSVVVRLGLEDGSTANLMLPSGLITSYKPHMWHGGCEEVLHTVVSQGKEAEEEEEGEVVVQGGVSLGLKSVSDDGDEWSPGGWFLHDVQGNAHSSIQVELRCSSTDKLVNVRYLITLEKDILGSEIIVANSGPSPIQLLSSFMSHLTVSTPDAVYAVGLERANYFNKPPLRSEFSIIPPDFRKKSRGASNPLRGLFFGWNRRNEADGNDEPVTKDDDDSEKEEEEVDNYLQLTEKMSRTYTYAPRRFTIIDRGRRNSVVVGRIGFEEFHVYSPGSQHEWYGKYAFVCAGPSNTLKPVTLAPQDVWRGAQVLHNPSS, via the exons ATGGCCGTTGCGAGCACCCATGCCATCAACATCCTCCTCAACTCCCTCTCTCCATTTCCAAAAGCCACCCCAAAATTCGCCTCCCCACCTCCTCCATCTATTCATATTCTGAGCCACCATGCTCTCAGGAGGCCTAATATGGCGGCGGCAGCAGCcgcgtcctctctctctcagcccTTCTTTCCCCCTCTCAACGTGGAGTACTACGACAGGGAGTTCAGCGGCCATGGCGTGAACTTCCAGGGGATCGGCGACAGTGTGGTGGTCAGGTTAGGGCTCGAGGACGGCAGCACGGCGAACCTCATGCTGCCGAGCGGGCTGATCACGTCCTACAAGCCTCATATGTGGCACGGCGGGTGCGAGGAGGTGCTCCACACGGTGGTGTCGCAGGGGAAGGAAgcggaggaggaagaggaaggcgAGGTTGTGGTGCAGGGAGGGGTTTCTCTGGGTCTGAAGAGTGTGAGTGATGACGGCGATGAGTGGTCGCCTGGTGGGTGGTTCCTCCATGATGTTCAGGGCAATGCTCATAGTTCTATCCAG GTAGAATTGAGATGCAGCAGCACGGACAAATTAGTAAATGTCAGATACCTAATCACTTTAGAGAAGGATATCTTGGGCTCAGAAATCATCGTCGCTAACTCTGGGCCTTCGCCCATTCAGTTGCTGAGTTCTTTCATGAGCCATCTTACTGTTAGCACTCCCGATGCAGTCTATGCTGTTGGGCTCGAGAGAGCAAATTACTTTAATAAACCTCCACTGAGATCAGAGTTCAGCATCATTCCTCCtgattttagaaagaaaagcaGAGGTGCTTCAAATCCCCTGAGGGGCCTATTTTTTGGTTGGAATAGAAGGAATGAAGCCGATGGTAATGATGAACCAGTGacaaaagatgatgatgatagtgaaaaggaagaggaagaagttgACAATTATCTGCAATTAACAGAAAAAATGAGCCGAACTTATACGTATGCTCCAAGGAGGTTCACAATCATTGACAGG GGAAGAAGGAATTCGGTAGTGGTTGGAAGAATTGGGTTTGAAGAGTTTCATGTTTACAGCCCTGGATCTCAGCATGAGTGGTATGGAAAATATGCTTTTGTTTGCGCCGGCCCATCTAATACTCTAAAGCCAGTCACTTTAGCTCCTCAAGATGTTTGGAGAGGAGCACAGGTTCTACATAATCCAAGCTCATGA
- the LOC116264036 gene encoding 60S ribosomal protein L37a-1-like: protein MVHSHGPWFPFSISLDLHRPFSEFRVSRPTTRERVNGFCILGRSRGEGERNGGRRVLPHEKMTKRTKKVGIVGKYGTRYGASLRKQIKKMEVSQHAKYFCDFCGKFAVKRKAVGIWGCKDCGKVKAGGAYTLNTASAVTVRSTIRRLREQIEV, encoded by the exons ATGG TCCACTCTCACGGTCCATGGTTTCCCTTCTCGATATCCTTAGATCTACACCGTCCATTTAGCGAGTTTAGGGTTTCCCGACCTACAACAAGAGAGCGGGTGAACGGGTTCTGCATTCTTGGTCGTTCGCGGGGTGAAGGGGAGAGGAACGGAGGGAGACGAGTCCTACCCCACGAAAAAATG ACAAAGCGAACCAAGAAGGTCGGGATTGTTGGAAAATACG GCACAAGATATGGTGCCAGTCTGCGTAAGCAGATTAAGAAAATGGAAGTCAGTCAGCATGCGAAGTACTTCTGTGATTTCTGCGGCAAG TTTGCAGTGAAGAGGAAAGCAGTGGGTATCTGGGGCTGCAAGGACTGTGGCAAGGTGAAAGCTGGGGGTGCTTATACCCTGAA CACTGCAAGTGCTGTGACAGTGAGGAGCACCATCCGTCGGTTGAGGGAGCAGATCGAGGTATAA